From a region of the Acidicapsa acidisoli genome:
- a CDS encoding MIP/aquaporin family protein: MHPIAPHSALLGEFMGTFILILLGNGVNASVNLRKTYAEGSGWMVVVTGWAIAVLCGVLTAQAFGSPGAHLNPAITFSNAVMTGDFSQLAVFWPAQVLGAMAGATLTWLFFYPHWAVTPDQGAKLGIFCTGPAIPHLPANLLGEVTGTFVLVLVAGAIFSHGVSATGPSAGLGPWLVASLVWGIGLSLGSTTGYAINPARDFGPRLMHFLLPIAGKGGSNWDYAWVPIVGDLTGAALAGLLLRWAHFQG, from the coding sequence ATGCATCCAATTGCGCCTCACTCAGCCTTACTGGGCGAATTCATGGGAACGTTTATCCTCATTCTTCTGGGCAACGGCGTAAACGCCAGCGTGAACCTGCGCAAGACATATGCGGAGGGTTCCGGCTGGATGGTGGTCGTCACGGGCTGGGCGATTGCGGTACTTTGCGGGGTTCTTACCGCGCAAGCCTTTGGCAGCCCTGGCGCGCACCTGAATCCGGCAATTACTTTCTCGAACGCGGTCATGACGGGAGATTTCTCCCAGTTGGCAGTCTTCTGGCCGGCCCAGGTGCTTGGCGCGATGGCCGGGGCCACGCTGACCTGGCTCTTCTTTTATCCACATTGGGCCGTAACGCCGGATCAAGGCGCCAAATTGGGGATATTCTGCACCGGACCGGCTATTCCGCATCTGCCTGCGAACCTCTTAGGCGAAGTGACGGGAACATTTGTGCTTGTGCTGGTCGCTGGGGCCATCTTCTCGCACGGAGTTTCGGCAACCGGACCGTCCGCGGGACTGGGTCCATGGCTGGTCGCCAGCCTGGTTTGGGGGATTGGGCTGTCGCTGGGATCGACGACCGGCTACGCCATCAACCCGGCGCGGGATTTCGGACCGAGGCTGATGCACTTTCTGCTGCCCATCGCCGGCAAAGGCGGCTCCAACTGGGATTACGCATGGGTTCCGATTGTGGGGGACCTGACCGGCGCAGCGCTTGCCGGTCTGCTATTGAGGTGGGCGCACTTCCAGGGCTAG